A stretch of the Pogoniulus pusillus isolate bPogPus1 chromosome 14, bPogPus1.pri, whole genome shotgun sequence genome encodes the following:
- the ARHGAP39 gene encoding rho GTPase-activating protein 39 isoform X2 — MAERLEWVEIIEPRTRERMYANLITGECVWDPPAGVRIKRTNENQWWELFDPNTSRFYYYNATTQRTVWHRPQNCDIIPLAKLQTLKQNTESPRASTENSPGRSSNVSREGSTSSSLEQELEGSEKVQEQRSSRQSTQYAVVKEETESSSPSGVFEKDYDIYRDYTAEGQLLHYRTSSLRWNAGTKERMLIKVTDREPSFLLHQGNGYVPDNTPGTRSRRPSGGQQSPNLQTFTPEADNSVFFPERKPSPFLKRAEHVGSCSPLLGRGDTFCSPLQTQHRKHSSESQPSSPRYAYEPPLYEEPPMEYQAPIYDEPPVDMQYEASGSYKAGSPQKSPIRKPHPFLQSPKQSSNSPYQQLVLTKQKCPDRFMSLEYSPAGKEYVRQLVYVEQSGSSPKMKTGLRHKYSPNPIGGSYSLQHSPCLVRDQRLEIKSGDYSSMEGPDFCPGPTSGQVTQAEDSMSWSSQQDTLSSTGYSPSTRKRKSRKPSLSHEPNASSTDGSGDREVLSEQMLGEERAAPPPNRSPMNRTESKAVEAEVARGFPEPFLAQARLAWEAQQAHYHMKQRSSWDSQKDGSGYESDGALPLPMPGPVVRAFSEDEALAQQENKHWKRNTFEKLGFPQILLEKSVSVQTNLASPEPYLHPSQSEDLGACAQFESSRQTRNMMPSASCVFPTFNLRKPSSETDIENWASKHFNKHTQGLFRRKVSIANMLAWSSESIKKPMIMTNDRNVKKEACEIFKLIQMYMGDRRAKTDQLSVALEIATKGWSMQGLRDELYIQLCRQTTENFRYESLARGWELMAICLAFFPPTPKFHSYLEGYIYRHMDPVNDTKGVAISTYAKYCYNKLQKAALTGAKKGLKKPNIEEIRHAKNAVFNPSMFGSSLQDIIAMQKERYPDRQLPWVQTRLSEEVLALNGDQTEGIFRVPGDIDEVNALKLQVDQWKIPTGLEDPHVPASLLKLWYRELEEPLIPHEFYEQCITHYENPEAAIAVVHSLPRINKMVLCYLIRFLQVFVQPANVAVTKMDVNNLAMVMAPNCLRCQSDDPRIIFENTRKEMSFIRVLIQHLDTSFMEGVL; from the exons GCTGGAATGGGTGGAAATCATCGAGCCTCGAACGCGGGAGCGCATGTACGCCAACCTCATCACCGGGGAGTGCGTCTGGGACCCCCCGGCTGGGGTGAGGATCAAACGCACCAATGAGAACCAGTGGTGGGAGCTCTTTGATCCCAACACCTCCCGTTTCTACTACTACAATGCCACCACTCAGAGGACGGTGTGGCACCGGCCGCAGAACTGCGACATCATCCCTCTGGCCAAGCTGCAAACCCTGAAACAGAACACAGAGTCACCAAGGGCTTCCACAGAGAACAGCCCAGGGAGGAGCAGCAATGTCAGCAGGGAGGGAAGCACCAGCTCCTCCTTGGAGCAGGAACTGGAGGGGAGTGAGAAGGTCCAGGAGCAGAGGTCAAGTCGCCAGTCAACCCAGTACGCCGTGGTCAAAGAAGAAACGGAAAG CTCATCGCCCTCCGGAGTGTTTGAGAAAGACTACGACATATATCGGGACTACACCGCAGAAGGTCAACTCCTCCACTACAG GACATCATCACTGCGATGGAACGCCGGCACCAAGGAGCGGATGCTGATCAAGGTGACGGATCGCGAGCCCAGCTTCCTTCTGCACCAGGGCAATGGCTACGTGCCCGACAACACACCGGGCACCCGCTCGCGCCGGCCCTCAGGGGGCCAGCAGTCGCCCAACCTCCAAACCTTCACCCCCGAGGCTGACAACTCCGTTTTCTTCCCGGAGAGGAAACCATCACCCTTCTTGAAGAGAGCTGAGCATGTTGGGAGTTGCTCGCCCCTCCTTGGCCGAGGAGACaccttctgctctcctctccaaacCCAACACCGCAAACACTCCAGCGAGTCCCAGCCTTCCTCTCCCCGCTACGCCTACGAGCCGCCCCTCTACGAAGAACCTCCCATGGAGTACCAAGCTCCCATCTATGATGAACCTCCCGTGGACATGCAGTATGAAGCTAGCGGAAGCTACAAAGCAGGTTCACCACAGAAGTCACCCAtcaggaagcctcatcctttccTCCAGTCACCCAAACAAAGCTCCAACTCCCCCTACCAACAGTTAGTCCTCACCAAACAGAAATGTCCCGACCGCTTCATGAGCTTGGAGTACAGCCCAGCCGGCAAGGAGTACGTCAGGCAGTTGGTCTATGTGGAGCAGTCAGGTTCTAGCCCCAAGATGAAGACAGGTTTGAGGCACAAATATTCTCCCAACCCCATCGGTGGATCCTACTCACTGCAACACAGCCCTTGTCTGGTCCGTGACCAACGTTTGGAGATAAAATCTGGTGACTACAGCAGTATGGAAGGACCTGATTTCTGCCCTGGTCCTACAAGTGGCCAAGTGACCCAGGCTGAGGACTCCATGTCATGGTCCAGCCAGCAGGACACTTTGTCCTCCACTGGTTACTCACCCTCCACCCGAAAGAGGAAAAGCCGGAAGCCCTCCTTGTCCCATGAGCCCAATGCCTCCTCCACCGATGGCTCGGGAGACCGGGAGGTGCTGAGTGAGCAGATGCTGGGTGAAGAACGAGCTGCTCCACCACCCAACAGGTCACCCATGAACCGTACGGAGAGCAAAGCGGTAGAGGCAGAGGTGGCACGGGGCTTCCCTGAACCCTTCTTGGCCCAAGCACGCCTGGCCTGGGAAGCCCAGCAAGCCCACTACCACATGAAGCAACGCAGCAGTTGGGACTCCCAGAAGGATGGGTCAGGCTATGAGAGCGATGGTGCCCTCCCTTTGCCCATGCCAGGTCCCGTGGTGAGAGCCTTCAGCGAGGACGAGGCATTGGCACAGCAGGAGAACAAGCACTGGAAGAGGAACACCTTTGAGAAGTTGGGTTTCCCTCAAATCCTGCTGGAGAAGAGCGTTTCTGTCCAAACCAACCTGGCTTCACCTGAACCCTACCTGCATCCATCTCAG TCGGAGGACCTCGGTGCCTGCGCCCAGTTCGAGAGCAGCAGACAGACCAGGAACATGATGCCTAGTGCCAGCTGTGTCTTCCCCACCTTCAACCTACGCAAGCCCTCCTCAGAGACGGACATTGAGAACTGGGCCTCCAAGCACTTCAACAAGCACACCCAAGGGCTCTTCCGTAGGAAGGTGTCCATAGCCAACatgctggcctggagcagcGAGTCCATCAAGAAACCCATGATCATGACCAATGACCGTAACGTCAAGAAGGAGGCCTGTGAGATCTTTAAACTGATTCAGATGTACATGGGGGACCGGCGGGCCAAGACGGACCAACTCAGCGTGGCCTTGGAGATCGCCACCAAAGGTTGGAGCATGCAGGGGCTGAGAGATGAGCTCTACATCCAGCTGTGCCGACAGACCACCGAGAACTTCCGTTATGAGAGCctggccaggggctgggagctcaTGGCCATTTGTCTGGCTTTTTTCCCACCCACTCCCAAATTTCATTCCTACCTTGAAGGATACATTTACAGGCACATGGATCCAGTGAATGACACCAAAG GGGTGGCCATCAGCACTTATGCCAAGTACTGCTACAAcaagctgcagaaggcagctctgacaGGAGCCAAGAAG GGCTTGAAGAAACCCAACATTGAGGAGATCCGTCACGCCAAGAACGCCGTCTTCAACCCGTCCATGTTTGGCAGCTCGCTGCAGGACATCATCGCCATGCAGAAGGAGCGGTACCCTGACCggcagctgccctgggtgcagaCCCGCCTCTCCGAGGAGGTCCTGGCCCTCAACGGGGACCAAACCGAGGGCATCTTCAG AGTTCCTGGTGACATCGATGAGGTCAATGCCCTCAAGCTTCAGGTGGACCAGTGGAAGATCCCCACCGGCTTAGAGGACCCCCACGTTCCTG cctctctgctgaaGCTCTGGTACCGGGAGCTGGAGGAACCTCTGATCCCTCATGAGTTCTACGAGCAGTGCATCACCCACTACGAGAACCCCGAGGCAGCCATCGCGGTTGTCCACTCTCTGCCCAGGATCAACAAAATGGTGCTGTGCTACCTCATCCGCTTCCTACAG gtgTTTGTGCAGCCGGCCAACGTGGCTGTCACCAAGATGGACGTCAATAACCTGGCCATGGTGATGGCCCCCAACTGCCTGCGCTGCCAGTCGGACGACCCGCGGATCATCTTCGAGAACACCCGCAAGGAGATGTCCTTCATCCGCGTCCTCATCCAGCACCTCGACACCAGCTTCATGGAGGGTGTCCTATAG
- the ARHGAP39 gene encoding rho GTPase-activating protein 39 isoform X1, with protein sequence MAERLEWVEIIEPRTRERMYANLITGECVWDPPAGVRIKRTNENQWWELFDPNTSRFYYYNATTQRTVWHRPQNCDIIPLAKLQTLKQNTESPRASTENSPGRSSNVSREGSTSSSLEQELEGSEKVQEQRSSRQSTQYAVVKEETESSSPSGVFEKDYDIYRDYTAEGQLLHYRTSSLRWNAGTKERMLIKVTDREPSFLLHQGNGYVPDNTPGTRSRRPSGGQQSPNLQTFTPEADNSVFFPERKPSPFLKRAEHVGSCSPLLGRGDTFCSPLQTQHRKHSSESQPSSPRYAYEPPLYEEPPMEYQAPIYDEPPVDMQYEASGSYKAGSPQKSPIRKPHPFLQSPKQSSNSPYQQLVLTKQKCPDRFMSLEYSPAGKEYVRQLVYVEQSGSSPKMKTGLRHKYSPNPIGGSYSLQHSPCLVRDQRLEIKSGDYSSMEGPDFCPGPTSGQVTQAEDSMSWSSQQDTLSSTGYSPSTRKRKSRKPSLSHEPNASSTDGSGDREVLSEQMLGEERAAPPPNRSPMNRTESKAVEAEVARGFPEPFLAQARLAWEAQQAHYHMKQRSSWDSQKDGSGYESDGALPLPMPGPVVRAFSEDEALAQQENKHWKRNTFEKLGFPQILLEKSVSVQTNLASPEPYLHPSQSEDLGACAQFESSRQTRNMMPSASCVFPTFNLRKPSSETDIENWASKHFNKHTQGLFRRKVSIANMLAWSSESIKKPMIMTNDRNVKKEACEIFKLIQMYMGDRRAKTDQLSVALEIATKGWSMQGLRDELYIQLCRQTTENFRYESLARGWELMAICLAFFPPTPKFHSYLEGYIYRHMDPVNDTKVFRHIQELLARTHQKKQKLRKKPRAPSPQQQGVAISTYAKYCYNKLQKAALTGAKKGLKKPNIEEIRHAKNAVFNPSMFGSSLQDIIAMQKERYPDRQLPWVQTRLSEEVLALNGDQTEGIFRVPGDIDEVNALKLQVDQWKIPTGLEDPHVPASLLKLWYRELEEPLIPHEFYEQCITHYENPEAAIAVVHSLPRINKMVLCYLIRFLQVFVQPANVAVTKMDVNNLAMVMAPNCLRCQSDDPRIIFENTRKEMSFIRVLIQHLDTSFMEGVL encoded by the exons GCTGGAATGGGTGGAAATCATCGAGCCTCGAACGCGGGAGCGCATGTACGCCAACCTCATCACCGGGGAGTGCGTCTGGGACCCCCCGGCTGGGGTGAGGATCAAACGCACCAATGAGAACCAGTGGTGGGAGCTCTTTGATCCCAACACCTCCCGTTTCTACTACTACAATGCCACCACTCAGAGGACGGTGTGGCACCGGCCGCAGAACTGCGACATCATCCCTCTGGCCAAGCTGCAAACCCTGAAACAGAACACAGAGTCACCAAGGGCTTCCACAGAGAACAGCCCAGGGAGGAGCAGCAATGTCAGCAGGGAGGGAAGCACCAGCTCCTCCTTGGAGCAGGAACTGGAGGGGAGTGAGAAGGTCCAGGAGCAGAGGTCAAGTCGCCAGTCAACCCAGTACGCCGTGGTCAAAGAAGAAACGGAAAG CTCATCGCCCTCCGGAGTGTTTGAGAAAGACTACGACATATATCGGGACTACACCGCAGAAGGTCAACTCCTCCACTACAG GACATCATCACTGCGATGGAACGCCGGCACCAAGGAGCGGATGCTGATCAAGGTGACGGATCGCGAGCCCAGCTTCCTTCTGCACCAGGGCAATGGCTACGTGCCCGACAACACACCGGGCACCCGCTCGCGCCGGCCCTCAGGGGGCCAGCAGTCGCCCAACCTCCAAACCTTCACCCCCGAGGCTGACAACTCCGTTTTCTTCCCGGAGAGGAAACCATCACCCTTCTTGAAGAGAGCTGAGCATGTTGGGAGTTGCTCGCCCCTCCTTGGCCGAGGAGACaccttctgctctcctctccaaacCCAACACCGCAAACACTCCAGCGAGTCCCAGCCTTCCTCTCCCCGCTACGCCTACGAGCCGCCCCTCTACGAAGAACCTCCCATGGAGTACCAAGCTCCCATCTATGATGAACCTCCCGTGGACATGCAGTATGAAGCTAGCGGAAGCTACAAAGCAGGTTCACCACAGAAGTCACCCAtcaggaagcctcatcctttccTCCAGTCACCCAAACAAAGCTCCAACTCCCCCTACCAACAGTTAGTCCTCACCAAACAGAAATGTCCCGACCGCTTCATGAGCTTGGAGTACAGCCCAGCCGGCAAGGAGTACGTCAGGCAGTTGGTCTATGTGGAGCAGTCAGGTTCTAGCCCCAAGATGAAGACAGGTTTGAGGCACAAATATTCTCCCAACCCCATCGGTGGATCCTACTCACTGCAACACAGCCCTTGTCTGGTCCGTGACCAACGTTTGGAGATAAAATCTGGTGACTACAGCAGTATGGAAGGACCTGATTTCTGCCCTGGTCCTACAAGTGGCCAAGTGACCCAGGCTGAGGACTCCATGTCATGGTCCAGCCAGCAGGACACTTTGTCCTCCACTGGTTACTCACCCTCCACCCGAAAGAGGAAAAGCCGGAAGCCCTCCTTGTCCCATGAGCCCAATGCCTCCTCCACCGATGGCTCGGGAGACCGGGAGGTGCTGAGTGAGCAGATGCTGGGTGAAGAACGAGCTGCTCCACCACCCAACAGGTCACCCATGAACCGTACGGAGAGCAAAGCGGTAGAGGCAGAGGTGGCACGGGGCTTCCCTGAACCCTTCTTGGCCCAAGCACGCCTGGCCTGGGAAGCCCAGCAAGCCCACTACCACATGAAGCAACGCAGCAGTTGGGACTCCCAGAAGGATGGGTCAGGCTATGAGAGCGATGGTGCCCTCCCTTTGCCCATGCCAGGTCCCGTGGTGAGAGCCTTCAGCGAGGACGAGGCATTGGCACAGCAGGAGAACAAGCACTGGAAGAGGAACACCTTTGAGAAGTTGGGTTTCCCTCAAATCCTGCTGGAGAAGAGCGTTTCTGTCCAAACCAACCTGGCTTCACCTGAACCCTACCTGCATCCATCTCAG TCGGAGGACCTCGGTGCCTGCGCCCAGTTCGAGAGCAGCAGACAGACCAGGAACATGATGCCTAGTGCCAGCTGTGTCTTCCCCACCTTCAACCTACGCAAGCCCTCCTCAGAGACGGACATTGAGAACTGGGCCTCCAAGCACTTCAACAAGCACACCCAAGGGCTCTTCCGTAGGAAGGTGTCCATAGCCAACatgctggcctggagcagcGAGTCCATCAAGAAACCCATGATCATGACCAATGACCGTAACGTCAAGAAGGAGGCCTGTGAGATCTTTAAACTGATTCAGATGTACATGGGGGACCGGCGGGCCAAGACGGACCAACTCAGCGTGGCCTTGGAGATCGCCACCAAAGGTTGGAGCATGCAGGGGCTGAGAGATGAGCTCTACATCCAGCTGTGCCGACAGACCACCGAGAACTTCCGTTATGAGAGCctggccaggggctgggagctcaTGGCCATTTGTCTGGCTTTTTTCCCACCCACTCCCAAATTTCATTCCTACCTTGAAGGATACATTTACAGGCACATGGATCCAGTGAATGACACCAAAG ttttccgGCACATTCAGGAGCTCCTGGCCAGGACCCACCAGAAGAAGCAAAAATTGAGAAAGAAACCGCGAGCCCCCAGCCCGCAGCAGCAGG GGGTGGCCATCAGCACTTATGCCAAGTACTGCTACAAcaagctgcagaaggcagctctgacaGGAGCCAAGAAG GGCTTGAAGAAACCCAACATTGAGGAGATCCGTCACGCCAAGAACGCCGTCTTCAACCCGTCCATGTTTGGCAGCTCGCTGCAGGACATCATCGCCATGCAGAAGGAGCGGTACCCTGACCggcagctgccctgggtgcagaCCCGCCTCTCCGAGGAGGTCCTGGCCCTCAACGGGGACCAAACCGAGGGCATCTTCAG AGTTCCTGGTGACATCGATGAGGTCAATGCCCTCAAGCTTCAGGTGGACCAGTGGAAGATCCCCACCGGCTTAGAGGACCCCCACGTTCCTG cctctctgctgaaGCTCTGGTACCGGGAGCTGGAGGAACCTCTGATCCCTCATGAGTTCTACGAGCAGTGCATCACCCACTACGAGAACCCCGAGGCAGCCATCGCGGTTGTCCACTCTCTGCCCAGGATCAACAAAATGGTGCTGTGCTACCTCATCCGCTTCCTACAG gtgTTTGTGCAGCCGGCCAACGTGGCTGTCACCAAGATGGACGTCAATAACCTGGCCATGGTGATGGCCCCCAACTGCCTGCGCTGCCAGTCGGACGACCCGCGGATCATCTTCGAGAACACCCGCAAGGAGATGTCCTTCATCCGCGTCCTCATCCAGCACCTCGACACCAGCTTCATGGAGGGTGTCCTATAG